A genomic segment from Nicotiana sylvestris chromosome 1, ASM39365v2, whole genome shotgun sequence encodes:
- the LOC104247965 gene encoding histone-lysine N-methyltransferase ATX2-like, which yields MAFPIDGDAKPNQNQQQVDDVDDDRDDRVTPLKYVPLCDVYSATSPYVGGATGSKKVKAARKILPHFDTDDDRTKHYSHTQHSYSMSATKPPVTHFYTRRRKRKRQDEPSFYDSLVNESGSVKLGSCNGDVGEDEGEEEEAGRKYKEKQKRKVSGKLGNLSNGDREDEGEDKEMVVKNKEKQKKKVGNSKLVFRPVKIGNFVNGDREDEGKDMEKVVKSKGKQKRKVFNSKLASRSAKLANLSNGDREDKGEDEEMVIMSKEKQKLANFSTDNREDQGETEGEEDIVVIKNTEKRKVGTLEVVNMCVKNERDNEGEDDEVVVVKHNKKKKEKKRRKVGSSELANLGVDDSVMLNESCLRETRNSACKNKIDTNHSNNDCKDSNFRGNNIKKRKENSVLENHLSSKSSGSIRTKKWVWLSFEGVDPKKFIGLQCKVYWPLDADWYSGRVIGYNSETERHHVKYVDGDEEHLLLSNERVKFSVSLEEMSRLKLRSSDTSPETDGIDVDEMVVLAATLDDCEALEPGDIIWAKLTGHAMWPAIVLDESLAGGRKGLNKVSGEKSVLVQFFGTHDFARVKLKQVISFLRGLLSSFHLKCKKPKFVQGLEEAKMYLTEQKLSKRMLRIQNRIAADNNTESEEGEGSSDSEDEGLRRKIEDIRSCPFELGDLQVVSLGKIVEDTELFRDEKFIWPEGYTAVRKFPSVTDPGVRVSYKMEVLRDPDFRTRPLFRVTSDSGEQFKGSTPSASWNKVYKRMRKTQVDNFDESISGGESERTFGSGSHMFGFSHPEILKLIKELSNSRLLAKSLKLASSKNQDLPAGYRPVRVKWKDLDKCNVCHMDEEYENNLFLQCDKCRMMVHARCYGEREPMDGVLWLCNLCRPGAPVVPPPCCLCPVIGGAMKPTTDGRWAHLACAIWIPETCLSDIKRMEPIDGLSRISKDRWKLLCSICGVPYGACIQCSNHTCRVAYHPLCARAAGFCVELEDEDRLHLIPMDEDEEDQCIRLLSFCKKHRAVSNERPAVDEWVAQKACEHSDYTPPPNPSGCARSEPYNYFGRRGRKEPEVLTAASLKRLYVENRPYLVGGHSQHEQLSDTLSSSFAGSKYTVDLQKLKCSLLDVSRSILSMVEKYNYMKETFRKRLAFGKSGIHGFGIFTKLPHKAGDMVIEYTGELVRPPIADRREHLIYNSLVGAGTYMFRIDDERVIDATRAGSIAHLINHSCEPNCYSRVISVNNDQHIIIFAKRDIKQWEELTYDYRFFSIDEQLACYCGFPRCRGVVNDTEAEERMAKLYAPRNELIDWGGE from the exons ATGGCGTTTCCTATCGACGGAGACGCAAAACCTAATCAAAATCAGCAGCAGGTTGATGACGTAGACGATGATAGAGACGATAGAGTGACGCCGTTAAAATACGTTCCGTTGTGCGATGTTTACTCCGCTACTTCACCTTACGTCGGCGGCGCTACTGGATCCAAAAAAGTTAAAGCCGCTCGCAAAATTCTCCCACATTTCGACACCGACGATGATCGCACCAAACATTATTCACACACACAGCACAGTTACTCAATGTCCGCAACGAAACCACCGGTTACTCACTTCTACACTCGCCGCCGTAAAAGGAAACGACAGGATGAACCCTCGTTTTATGACTCGTTAGTGAACGAGTCTGGATCAGTGAAATTAGGTAGTTGCAATGGCGATGTGGGTGAAGATGAGGGCGAAGAAGAGGAAGCTGGTAGAAAGTATAAGGAGAAGCAGAAGAGGAAAGTGAGTGGGAAATTAGGGAATTTATCCAATGGCGATAGAGAAGATGAGGGCGAAGACAAGGAAATGGTTGTAAAGAATAAGGAAAAGCAGAAGAAGAAAGTGGGCAATTCAAAGCTAGTTTTTCGGCCCGTGAAAATAGGGAATTTTGTGAATGGAGATAGAGAAGACGAGGGCAAAGACATGGAAAAAGTTGTAAAGAGTAAGgggaaacaaaagagaaaagtgTTTAATTCAAAGCTTGCTTCTCGGTCAGCGAAATTAGCCAATTTATCGAATGGGGACAGAGAAGACAAGGGCGAAGATGAGGAAATGGTTATAATGAGTAAGGAGAAGCAAAAATTAGCCAATTTTTCGACTGACAATAGAGAAGACCAGGGGGAAACTGAGGGCGAAGAAGACATAGTGGTTATAAAGAACACGGAGAAGAGGAAGGTGGGGACTTTAGAAGTAGTGAATATGTGTGTCAAGAATGAGAGGGACAATGAGGGAGAAGATGATGAAGTAGTGGTCGTGAAgcataataagaagaagaaggagaagaagaggaggaaggtGGGTAGTTCGGAGCTAGCAAATTTGGGAGTGGATGATAGTGTTATGTTGAATGAGTCTTGTTTGAGAGAAACTCGAAATAGTGCTTGTAAAAATAAAATTGATACCAATCACAGTAATAATGACTGTAAAGATTCTAACTTTAGGGGTAACAACATTAAGAAGCGAAAAGAAAATTCTGTTTTGGAGAATCACTTGAGTAGCAAAAGCTCAGGGTCAATTCGCACCAAGAAATGGGTTTG GTTGAGTTTTGAAGGAGTTGATCCCAAGAAATTTATTGGACTACAATGTAAG GTGTATTGGCCATTAGATGCTGATTGGTACTCTGGTCGTGTAATTGGGTACAACTCTGAGACTGAACGGCATCAT GTGAAATATGTAGATGGGGATGAAGAGCATTTGCTTTTATCAAATGAAAGGGTCAAGTTTTCTGTTTCACTTGAGGAGATGAGCCGTTTGAAGTTGAGATCCAGTGATACGAGTCCTGAAACTGATGGAATTGATGTTGATGAGATGGTTGTATTAGCTGCTACTTTGGATGACTGCGAAGCTCTTGAGCCTGGAGATATTATATGGGCCAAGCTGACTG GTCATGCCATGTGGCCGGCTATTGTTCTGGATGAATCTCTTGCTGGTGGGCGTAAAGGTCTAAACAAAGTTTCTGGGGAAAAATCTGTTCTTGTGCAGTTTTTTGGCACCCATGATTTTGCTAG GGTTAAATTAAAGCAAGTTATCTCTTTCCTGAGAGGGCTTCTTTCTTCATTTCACCTCAAGTGCAAAAAGCCAAAATTTGTTCAAGGTTTGGAGGAAGCAAAAAT GTATCTTACTGAACAGAAGCTCTCAAAGAGGATGCTGCGGATACAGAATCGTATCGCTGCTGACAACAATACTGAAAGCGAAGAAGGTGAAGGCAGTTCTGATTCAGAGGATGAAGGGTTGAGGAGAAAGATTGAGGATATCAGAAGTTGCCCATTTGAATTGGGGGACTTGCAAGTAGTTAGCCTTG GGAAAATAGTAGAAGATACAGAGCTCTTTCGAGATGAGAAATTTATCTGGCCAGAAGGCTATACTGCTGTGAGGAAGTTCCCTTCGGTAACAG ATCCCGGTGTACGTGTCTCGTATAAGATGGAGGTACTGAGAGATCCTGATTTCAGGACACGGCCTTTATTTAGAGTTACGTCAGATAGTGGAGAACAG ttTAAGGGATCTACACCATCTGCTTCCTGGAATAAAGTTTACAAACGGATGAGAAAGACGCAAGTTGACAATTTTGATGAGTCAATATCTGGCGGTGAAAGTGAAAGGACTTTTGGATCGGGTTCTCATATGTTTGGCTTTTCTCATCCTGAAATTTTGAAACTTATAAAG GAATTATCAAACTCCAGGCTTCTTGCAAAATCCTTGAAATTGGCTTCTTCGAAAAATCAAGATCTGCCTGCTGGATATAGGCCTGTCCGTGTTAAATGGAAAGATCTGGACAAATGCAACGTTTGCCATATGGATGAG GAGTATGAGAATAATTTATTTTTGCAGTGTGATAAATGCCGAATGATG GTCCATGCTAGATGCTATGGGGAGAGGGAGCCTATGGATGGAGTACTTTGGTTATGCAATTTGTGTCGTCCAGGAGCTCCAGTAGTCCCTCCCCCTTGTTGCCTGTGCCCTGTTATCG GCGGTGCTATGAAGCCTACTACTGATGGACGTTGGGCTCATCTTGCTTGTGCCATTTGGATACCAg AAACTTGCTTATCTGATATAAAGAGAATGGAGCCAATTGATGGTTTGAGCAGGATCAGCAAG gacCGCTGGAAGCTCTTGTGTAGTATCTGTGGTGTTCCTTATGGAGCTTGCATTCAG TGCTCAAACCATACGTGTCGGGTGGCTTATCATCCTCTTTGTGCACGAGCTGCTGGCTTCTGTGTCGAG CTTGAGGATGAAGACAGATTGCATTTAATCCCCATGGATGAGGATGAGGAGGATCAGTGCATTCGATTGCTTTCTTTCTGCAAGAAGCATAGAGCTGTATCTAATGAGCGTCCTGCTGTTGATGAGTGGGTTGCACAAAAAGCTTGTGAACATTCAGATTATACTCCTCCACCAAATCCTTCTGGATGTGCTCGCAGTG AGCCTTACAATTATTttggaagaagaggaagaaaagaaCCTGAAGTCCTTACAGCTGCATCGTTGAAGCGCTTGTATGTTGAAAATAGGCCATATTTGGTTGGTGGCCACAGCCAACATGAGCAATTGAGTGATACATTATCTTCCTCATTTGCTGGTTCCAAATACACCGTTGACCTTCAAAAGCTAAAGTGTTCGTTGCTTGATGTGTCAAGGAGCATACTTTCCATGGTTGAGAAATACAACTACATGAAAGAAACCTTTAGAAAAAGGCTGGCATTTG GGAAATCCGGAATACATGGATTTGGCATCTTTACCAAGCTTCCTCATAAAGCTGGGGACATG GTAATTGAGTACACTGGAGAACTTGTTAGACCTCCTATTGCTGACCGAAGGGAGCACCTAATTTACAACTCACTGGTG GGTGCTGGAACATACATGTTTCGAATTGATGATGAGCGTGTTATAGATGCAACAAGGGCAGGAAGCATTGCACATTTGATCAATCATTCATGTGAA CCAAATTGCTATTCAAGAGTTATAAGTGTCAATAACGATCAACATATAATCATATTTGCCAAACGAGATATTAAACAATGGGAAGAATTGACATATGATTACAG ATTCTTTTCTATCGATGAACAACTTGCGTGTTATTGTGGCTTCCCAAGATGCCGAGGTGTAGTAAATGATACCGAAGCTGAGGAACGAATGGCGAAGCTGTATGCACCACGCAATGAGTTAATAGACTGGGGAGGAGAATAA